From Cygnus olor isolate bCygOlo1 chromosome 7, bCygOlo1.pri.v2, whole genome shotgun sequence, a single genomic window includes:
- the JMJD1C gene encoding probable JmjC domain-containing histone demethylation protein 2C isoform X5 yields MVVMNDQVLEPQNVDPSMVQMTFLDDVVHSLLKGENIGITSRRRSRSNQNSNTVHGHYTRAQANSPRPAMNSQTAAPKQNSHQHQQQRNTRPNKRKGSDSSMPDEEKMKEERYDYIGRGENPKNKNKHFLSKRRKPEEDEKKLNMKRLRTDNISDYSESSDSEISNKRLTDSSSEQNSENELKSKNTSKINGEEGKSQTIEGAEQTLTDRRSPWDEIQEDKTREETERLKSSVLDQQEKPSLHAAEQPTAYEQNSKDPHVQECNAEKHHAAELKNEQFVPRPPTPKCVLDTTNENKSEKESQDNAASTFGLQTVQKTESHSSDLKQQFATANFLEARKQDADQSWVSCVVNKMDLIQPGVVKALPVNEHLNPEKEKVQYGSFMSSLNVASLAEESKLRKQSPVPDSVKSKPSASVDHPKTKSPDVKPKFTQSSDTVKSKVSSQNSHTTGLTRSANKTDHDLPRSSFHPVPARVSALEATKSPLIIDKNEHFTVYRDPTLIGQETGTNHISPYLHQHNYPLHSSSHRTCLNPNAHHPALTGSSHLLAGSSTQTPLSAINTHPLSTAPHHSVHHPHLLPAVLPGVPAASLLGGHPRLETAHASSLSHLALAHQQQQQMLQHQSPHLLGQAHPSASYNQLGLYPIIWQYPNGTHAYSGLGLPSSKWVHPETPVNAEASLRRNTPSPWLHQPTPVTSADSLGLLSHIPVRPSSADPLRPLKLAAHSSPPLSKSIVEHHKEELERKAFIEPLRSVTTAPIKTELEQSRTQTAKESHMQRHFADPMLNQLPRPPQETGERLSKYKEEHRRILQESIEVAPFTAKIKALEGERENYSRVTSLSSSPKSHSVKYEKDAERSVSELYKMKHSVPQSLPQSNYFTTLSNSVVNEPPRSYPSKEASSTYVEKQSNCPSTAASSQSLPSYISSLSKPPPLIKHQPESEGSASKIPEQLSQSVQSHSVNSFRNDSRSPTQLSVSSSNTLRSMPALHRAPVFHPPVHQNLEKKESSYSSLSPPTLTPVQPVNAGGGKIQELQKPPTLVPEPKEAQTVYKGTSEQNLSEMWKSNNTPNNEKVDWHVERMSGKSQSATASVIVRPPSSTKYDSVAVMQSASKDRASERSSAVTNQADCLKTAEARETGRIILPNMNSDSARTQYEKKFPAVSQGSVPRSVTPTTTMICSTKTDVTASAATTTSVSSWGSSEVTYSLSNTVLACAPLECAASRAASQVAAQAQECKVSAPAPTTPAPGKTGSAAQPGSGFSTSTDFVHLKKHKAALAAAQFRSSNTSETEANSVKNQTFSTSLPLDSAIVCNTINKANSVGSGQTSQTSQPNYHTKLKKAWLTRHSEEDKNTNKKENSGNSVSEIIKPCTVNLIASTSNDLQNNIDSKILADKFVKEDKHPRRKAKRTYESGSESGDSDESESKSEQRTKRQPKPTYKKKQNDLQKKKGDAEEEVKPNGVLSRSAKEKSKLKLQSSSNSTGIPRSVLKDWRKVKKLKQTGESFLQDDSCSEIGPNLQKCRECRLIRSKKGEEPTHSPVFCRFYYFRRLSFSKNGVVRIDGFSSPDQYDDEALSLWTHENYEDDELDLETSKYILDIIGDKFCQLVTSEKTAMSWVKKDAKIAWKRAVRGVREMCDACEATLFNIHWVCQKCGFVVCLDCYKAKERKSSRDKELYAWMKCVKGQPHDHKHLMPTQIIPGSVLTDLLDAMHNIREKFEIKSHCQCTSKQNTQAGKLPAMNGVSQVLQNVLNHSNKISLCMPESQQQNTPQKSETNGNTSPRSDVSTDSKLTPPESQSPLHWLADLAEQKAREEKKENKECPSGKHSKEEKDQDNLESQNCRSSPPASQNNEQGSTLRDLLTTTAGKLRLGSTDAGIAFAPVYSTGTPSGKSGRTMPNILDDIIASVVENKIPPNRAPKMNVKSEIKDEPKDDRKCIQDDGNKLYSDIQYSWICDKHVLWLRDHKNINNWKLFKECWKQGRPVLVSGMHKKMNFSLWKAESISLDFGNQQADILNCKDSIISNTNVKEFWDGFEDVSKRQKVKNGETALLKLKDWPSGEDFKAMMPARYEDLLKSLPLPEYCSPEGKLNLASHLPGFFVRPDLGPRLCSAYGVAATKDHDIGTTNLHIEVSDVVNILVYVGIAKGNGVLSKSGVLKKFEEEDLDDLLRKRLKDSSELPGALWHIYAGKDADKIREFLQKIAKEQGLEVLPEHDPIRDQSWYVNKKLRQRLLEEYGVKTCTVIQFLGDAIILPAGALHQVQNFHSCVQVTEDFVSPEHLVQSFHLTQELRLSKEEINYDDKLQVKNILYHAVKEMVRALKIHESEMEDMEEN; encoded by the exons ATGGTTGTTATGAATGACCAG GTGTTAGAACCTCAGAATGTTGATCCTTCTATGGTTCAGATGACCTTTCTAGATGATGTTGTTCACTCTTTGTTGAAAGGTGAAAATATTGGCATCACTTCACGCCGGCGGTCTCGTTCCAACCAGAACAGCAACACAGTTCAC gGTCATTATACACGTGCACAAGCAAATAGTCCCAGACCAGCAATGAATTCCCAAACTGCAGCACCAAAACAGAATTctcaccagcaccagcagcagaggaacacTCGGCCAAATAAGAGAAAAGGCTCAGATAGCAGCATGCCTGATGAAGagaagatgaaggaagaaagataTGATTACATAGGTCGAGGAG aaaaccccaaaaacaaaaataaacatttccttagtaaaagaagaaaacctgaagaggatgaaaagaaattaaatatgaagaGACTGCGGACAGACAATATCTCAGATTACTCTGAGAGCAGTGACtcagaaatttcaaataaaagattAACAGATTCGTCCTCAgagcaaaattcagaaaatgagtTAAAAAGCAAGAACACTTCAAAGATAaatggagaagaaggaaaatccCAAACCAttgagggagcagagcagacacTAACAGATAGGCGGTCTCCGTGGGATGAAATACAGGAGGATAAAACACgtgaagagacagaaagactGAAGTCATCCGTCTTGGATCAGCAGGAAAAGCCTTCACTCCATGCGGCAGAGCAGCCAACAGCTTATGAGCAGAATTCCAAGGATCCACATGTTCAAGAGTGCAATGCAGAAAAACATCAtgctgcagaattaaaaaatgagcaGTTTGTACCCAGACCTCCTACTCCGAAATGTGTTCTTGATACAACTAACGAAAACAAGTCTGAAAAGGAGAGCCAGGATAATGCTGCAAGTACCTTTGGTTTGcaaacagttcagaaaacagaatCGCACAGCAGTGATTTAAAACAGCAGTTTGCAACTGCAAATTTCCTTGAAGCACGAAAACAGGATGCTGATCAAAGTTGGGTTAGCTGTGTTGTTAACAAAATGGATTTGATACAACCTGGGGTTGTGAAAGCATTACCAGTAAATGAACATTTAAatcctgaaaaggaaaaagtgcagTATGGCTCGTTTATGTCTTCGTTAAATGTAGCTTCTCTAGCAGAAGAGAGTAAACTGCGTAAACAAAGTCCAGTCCCTGATTCTGTGAAGTCCAAACCTAGTGCTTCAGTTGATCATCCTAAAACAAAGTCACCTGATGTTAAGCCTAAATTCACCCAATCTTCTGATACTGTGAAGTCTAAGGTTAGTTCCCAAAACAGCCATACTACTGGATTAACAAGGTCAGCCAATAAAACTGATCATGATTTGCCTAGGTCTAGTTTTCATCCAGTTCCAGCTAGAGTTAGTGCTCTAGAAGCTACTAAAAGTCCTCTTATCATTGACAAGAATGAACATTTCACAGTGTACAGGGACCCCACTCTGATTGGACAAGAAACAGGAACTAATCACATTTCACCTTATTTGCATCAGCATAATTATCCTCTGCATTCCTCATCCCACCGAACCTGTTTAAATCCAAACGCTCATCATCCTGCATTAACTGGTTCATCCCATCTGCTAGCTGGGTCTTCAACTCAGACTCCCTTGTCCGCTATTAACACTCACCCCCTTAGTACCGCACCTCACCATTCTGTTCATCACCCTCATCTACTTCCTGCAGTGTTACCTGGAgtgcctgctgcctccttgCTGGGTGGCCACCCGCGACTAGAGACTGCTCATGCTAGCAGCCTAAGCCATTTGGCATTagcacaccagcagcagcaacagatgTTACAACACCAGTCTCCACATCTTCTCGGACAAGCTCATCCTTCTGCTTCCTATAATCAGCTAGGGCTTTATCCAATTATTTGGCAGTATCCAAACGGAACACATGCTTACTCAGGACTCGGTCTGCCCTCCTCGAAATGGGTCCACCCGGAAACTCCTGTTAACGCGGAGGCTTCCTTGAGAAGG AATACTCCCAGTCCGTGGTTACACCAGCCCACCCCTGTGACCTCAGCTGACAGCCTTGGATTACTGAGTCACATTCCTGTGCGACCGTCCAGTGCAGATCCCCTTCGGCCTCTCAAACTGGCAGCGCATTCTAGCCCACCATTGTCCAAAAGTATAGTAGAGCATCACAAAGA AGAGCTGGAGAGGAAAGCATTTATCGAACCTTTACGTTCCGTTACAACTGCACCAATAAAGACAGAGTTGGAGCAAAGCAGAACACAGACAGCAAAGGAGAGCCATATGCAGAGACATTTTGCAGATCCAATGTTGAACCAGCTGCCAAGGCCACCACAGGAGACGGGGGAGCGACTGAGCAAATACAAAGAAGAACATAGACGGATACTCCAAGAAAGTATTGAAGTTGCTCCTTTTACAGCTAAAATAAAGGCactggagggagagagagagaactacTCTAGGGTAACATCCTTATCTTCGAGTCCCAAAAGCCATTCAGTAAAATATGAGAAAGATGCAGAACGCTCTGTGTCAGAACTGTATAAAATGAAGCATTCGGTCCCACAGAGCTTGCCGCAGAGTAACTATTTCACCACCTTGTCTAACAGCGTAGTAAATGAACCACCGAGATCATACCCATCCAAGGAAGCTTCAAGTACGTATGTTGAGAAGCAGAGTAATTGTCCTTCAACAGCAGCTAGTTCCCAGTCTCTTCCTTCttacatttcttctctttcaaaacCTCCCCCTTTAATTAAGCACCAACCTGAGAGCGAAGGCTCTGCAAGCAAGATACCTGAGCAGCTTTCACAATCAGTGCAGTCTCACTCAGTCAATTCTTTTAGAAATGACAGCAGAAGCCCTACTCAGCTGTCAGTCTCATCTTCAAATACGCTCCGGAGTATGCCTGCCTTGCACAGAGCCCCCGTGTTTCACCCCCCTGTGCACCAGAACCtagagaagaaggaaagcagctaCAGCAGCCTTTCGCCTCCCACCCTGACTCCTGTTCAACCCGTTAATGCTGGTGGTGGTAAAATACAAGAATTGCAGAAACCACCAACTTTAGTCCCTGAACCTAAGGAAGCTCAGACTGTTTACAAGGGCACTTCTGAACAGAATTTATCCGAAATGTGGAAGTCTAACAACACCCCGAATAACGAAAAAGTGGACTGGCATGTTGAAAGAATGAGCGGAAAGTCGCAGTCCGCCACGGCATCTGTTATTGTGCGTCCTCCTTCTAGCACGAAATATGATAGCGTAGCCGTAATGCAGTCAGCTTCCAAAGATCGAGCCAGTGAGAGATCTTCAGCTGTGACAAATCAAGCAGATTGCCTGAAAACAGCGGAAGCCAGAGAGACTGGAAGAATAATTCTGCCAAATATGAACTCAGACAGTGCTCGCACACagtatgaaaagaaatttccaGCTGTCTCGCAAGGCAGCGTTCCTCGTTCTGTCACCCCTACCACAACTATGATCTGCAGTACTAAAACGGATGTAACTGCATCAGCGGCTACGACTACCAGCGTGTCAAGCTGGGGCAGCTCCGAAGTGACTTACTCCTTATCGAACACGGTCTTGGCCTGCGCGCCGCTGGAGTGTGCTGCCTCGAGAGCGGCAAGTCAGGTGGCGGCACAGGCCCAGGAATGCAAGGTCAGCGCCCCGGCGCCAACTACGCCCGCCCCTGGCAAGACCGGCAGTGCTGCTCAGCCCGGCTCGGGATTCTCCACCTCCACCGACTTCGTCCATTTGAAAAAGCACAAGGCAGCGTTGGCTGCAGCTCAGTTTAGAAGTAGTAACACCAGTGAGACAGAGGCCAACTCTGTGAAAAATCAGACATTTTCAACCTCTCTCCCCCTAGACAGTGCTATCGTCTGCAATacaataaacaaagcaaactcTGTAGGCAGTGGGCAAACTTCCCAGACAAGTCAGCCAAACTACCACACTAAACTGAAAAAGGCTTGGCTAACAAGACATTCAGAGGAAGATAAAAACACTAATAAAAAGGAGAATTCAGGGAACAgtgtttcagaaattattaaGCCATGTACTGTCAATTTAATAGCTTCTACATCAAATGATTTGCAAAATAACATAGATAGTAAAATCTTGGCAGATAAGTTTGTGAAGGAAGATAAGCACCctaggagaaaagcaaaacgAACTTACGAGTCTGGCTCTGAAAGTGGAGACTCTGATGAAAGTGAGAGCAAGTCAGAGCAAAGGACTAAACGGCAGCCCAAGCCAacttacaaaaagaaacaaaatgatttgcagaaaaaaaagggtgaTGCGGAGGAAGAAGTAAAACCGAATGGTGTCCTTAGTCGGAGtgccaaagaaaaaagcaagctgaAGTTACAGAGCAGCAGTAACAGCA CTGGTATACCTCGCTCAGTGTTAAAAGATTGGCGCAAAGTGAAGAAGCTGAAGCAAACAGGAGAGTCCTTCTTGCAGGATGATTCTTGCTCTGAAATAGGACCAaatttgcagaaatgcagagaatgTAGGCTAATAAGAAGCAAGAAAGGTGAAGAACCAACTCACTCACCAGTGTTTTGTAGATTTTACTACTTTCGACG gTTATCTTTTAGTAAGAATGGAGTGGTTAGGATAGATGGTTTCTCCTCTCCTGATCAATATGATGATGAGGCGCTGAGTTTATGGACACACGAAAACTATGAAGATGATGAACTGGACCTAGAAacttctaaatatattttagatatcATAGGAGATAAATTTTGTCAGTTGGTAACATCCGAGAAAACAGCCATGTCCTGGGTGAAGAAAGACG ccaaaaTTGCATGGAAGAGAGCGGTGAGAGGAGTCCGTGAGATGTGTGATGCATGCGAAGCCACATTATTTAACATTCATTGGGTCTGCCAAAAATGTGGATTTGTGGTCTGCCTGGATTGTTAcaaggcaaaggaaagaaaaagttctaGAG ATAAGGAGTTGTATGCCTGGATGAAGTGTGTGAAGGGACAGCCTCATGATCACAAACACCTGATGCCAACACAAATTATTCCAGGCTCTG TTTTGACAGATCTTCTAGATGCTATGCACAATATTagagaaaaatttgaaattaaatccCATTGTCAGTGTACCAGCAAGCAGAACACGCAAGCTGGCAAGCTCCCTGCAATGAATGGTGTGTCTCAG GTTTTGCAGAATGTCCTTAATCACAGTAATAAAATTTCTCTGTGCATGCCTGAGTCTCAACAGCAAAATACCCCTCAAAAGTCTGAGACAAATGGTAATACAAGTCCAAGGAGTGATGTGAGCACAGACAGCAAGTTAACACCCCCTGAATCGCAGTCACCGCTGCATTGGTTAGCTGATCTTGCAGAGCAGAAagccagagaagaaaagaaag agaaCAAAGAGTGTCCTTCTGGAAAACAttcaaaggaggagaaagaccAGGATAATTTGGAGTCCCAAAACTGTCGAAGCTCCCCTCCTGCATCCCAGAACAATGAGCAGGGCTCAACCTTACGAGATTTGTTAACAACAACAGCAGGCAAACTGCGTCTAGGTTCTACAGATGCTGGTATTGCTTTTGCTCCAGTTTACTCTACAGGAACACCA aGTGGCAAGAGTGGACGGACTATGCCAAACATTCTCGATGACATAATTGCTTCAGTGGTAGAAAACAAGATTCCACCAAATAGAGCGCCAAAGATGAatgtaaaatctgaaataaaagatgagcCAAAGGATGACAGAAAATGTATTCAGGATGACGGCAACAAGTTGTACAGTGATATTCAGTATTCTTGGATCTGCGATAAGCATGTTTTGTGGCTCAGAGACCATAAAAACATTAACAACTGGAAGCTTTTCAAAGAGTGCTGGAAACAGGGGAGG CCTGTTCTAGTGTCCGGTATGCATAAGAAAATGAACTTCAGCCTGTGGAAAGCTGAGTCAATTAGTCTAGATTTTGGAAACCAGCAAGCTGATATCTTGAATTGCAAAGACAGTATTATTTCAAACACCAACGTCAAAGAGTTCTGGGATGGTTTTGAAGATGTTTCAA AACGGCAGAAAGTAAAAAATGGGGAGACAGCTCTACTAAAATTGAAAGATTGGCCTTCTGGTGAAGATTTCAAGGCTATGATGCCAGCAAG ataTGAGGACTTACTGAAAAGTTTACCCTTGCCTGAATACTGTAGTCCAGAAGGAAAACTAAATTTGGCTTCTCATCTGCCAGGATTTTTTGTCCGTCCAGATTTGGGACCCAGACTATGCAGTGCATATG GTGTGGCTGCTACTAAAGACCATGATATAGGAACTACAAATCTCCATATTGAAGTTTCTGATGTAGTGAACATCCTTGTTTATGTTGGCATAGCAAAAGGAAATGGAGTACTTTCCAAATCAG GAGTACTGAAGAAGTTTGAAGAAGAAGATTTGGATGACCTTTTAAGGAAGCGGTTGAAAGATTCAAGTGAATTACCTGGTGCTTTATGGCACATTTATGCTGGCAAAGATGCTGACAAGATAAGGGAATTTCTGCAAAAG ATAGCAAAAGAGCAAGGCTTAGAAGTTTTACCAGAGCATGATCCAATACGTGATCAGAGTTGGTATGTGAACAAAAAGCTTCGCCAAAGACTTCTTGAAGAATATGGAGTAAAAACCTGTACGGTTATTCAGTTTCTTGGTGATGCTATTATTCTACCAGCAGGAGCACTTCATCAG